A single region of the Sphingobium sp. Cam5-1 genome encodes:
- a CDS encoding response regulator, whose amino-acid sequence MNANMPITVAERTGRPRFPRPVIILVVEDEALVSMNVCEFLVEQEFTVFAAQDAGEALGLLEQLDGKVDLMFTDVNMPGELNGFDLVRQVSIRWPAMRIVITSGGCDPGDLPADLRRYGPMLMKPYSLGALDVQMVNAIFPPSEPMTLLAT is encoded by the coding sequence ATGAACGCGAACATGCCGATCACCGTGGCAGAAAGGACAGGGCGCCCCCGTTTCCCGCGGCCCGTCATCATCCTCGTGGTGGAGGATGAAGCGCTGGTCAGCATGAATGTGTGCGAGTTTCTGGTAGAACAGGAATTCACCGTTTTTGCCGCACAGGACGCTGGAGAGGCGCTCGGCCTTCTTGAGCAGCTGGACGGGAAGGTCGACCTGATGTTTACCGACGTGAACATGCCGGGCGAACTGAACGGCTTTGATCTTGTTCGGCAGGTCTCCATTCGTTGGCCCGCTATGCGGATAGTGATCACGTCGGGCGGCTGCGATCCGGGCGACCTGCCAGCCGATCTGCGCCGATACGGACCCATGCTGATGAAGCCTTATAGTCTGGGCGCCTTGGACGTGCAGATGGTCAACGCCATATTTCCGCCTTCGGAACCGATGACGCTGTTGGCCACCTGA